One stretch of Anolis carolinensis isolate JA03-04 chromosome 3, rAnoCar3.1.pri, whole genome shotgun sequence DNA includes these proteins:
- the kifbp gene encoding KIF-binding protein — protein MAAPAEWASLCEKFRSALNLFYVESKKDPETEPYRSKYSARELLEGVKQLLGSEEAGEGAPAAEGSEAGEGGGEEERMRAVRLAAVEYELGVNHTDTQECSAGEEHLAKCLQLLERHRLSRDCVSLYIQAQNNLGILWSERDDIKTAQTYLESAEALYNQYMKENGNPPLDSSEHFMTEEEKLSDQERSKRFEKVYTHTLYYLAQVYQHLEMIEKAAQYCHTTLKRQLEYSGYYPVEWALNAATLSQYYLTKQCFMESRHCLASASVIFSQAGQVPSSEDNETEQDQQDLRQRKAEIARCWIKYCLNLLQGARKLLEDNIGELDPDKQSELKAQQKKEEDEKEKGRKKAVLFGTSDLSDSILAMEEKVSCVFPLDFKEAREVFLVGQNYVNDAKEFFQVDGYVTDHIEIVQDHSSLFKVLAFFEEDYERRCKMHKRRIDMLEPLYAGLNPQYYLLLSRQLQFELADTYYEMMDLKVAIGNRLEELDSHTIKKINSLAQMAMKYYELFLDSLRNPDKVFPETLEEDVLRPALVAKFHIARLYGKLITSDSKKQLENMQASLDYYSFLVEYCEKHADAIQSVETELELSREMAGLLPARMERLRAKQSTFT, from the exons ATGGCGGCGCCGGCCGAGTGGGCTTCGCTGTGCGAGAAGTTCCGCAGCGCCCTCAACCTCTTCTATGTGGAGTCCAAGAAGGACCCGGAGACCGAGCCGTACCGCTCCAAGTACAGCGCCCGGGAGCTGCTCGAAGGCGTCAAGCAGCTGCTGGGCTCCGAGGAGGCCGGTGAAGGCGCCCCTGCGGCCGAGGGCTCAGAGGCAGGCGAGGGCGGCGGCGAGGAAGAGCGCATGCGCGCCGTGCGGCTGGCGGCGGTGGAATACGAGCTGGGGGTGAACCACACCGACACGCAGGAGTGCTCGGCTGGCGAGGAGCACCTGGCCAAGTGCCTCCAGCTGCTGGAGCGGCACCGCCTCTCGCGAGACTGCGTCTCCCTCTACATCCAGGCCCAg AATAACCTGGGTATCCTCTGGTCAGAAAGAGATGACATTAAGACAGCACAGACATACTTGGAATCTGCAGAGGCTTTGTATAACCAGTACATGAAAGAG AATGGAAACCCACCGCTTGATTCCAGTGAACATTTTATGACTGAAGAAGAGAAGCTTTCTGATCAAGAAAGATCAAAAAG ATTTGAAAAAGTCTATACTCATACGCTGTATTATTTGGCCCAAGTCTACCAACATCTGGAAATGATTGAGAAGGCTGCACAGTATTGCCATACCACTCTCAAACGGCAGCTTGAGTATAGTGGCTACTACCCAGTAGAATGGGCTCTCAATGCAGCTACTTTGTCTCAATATTATCTCACAAAG CAATGTTTCATGGAGTCTAGGCATTGTTTAGCTTCTGCCAGTGTCATCTTCAGCCAGGCTGGACAGGTGCCATCTTCAGAGGACA atGAGACAGAACAAGATCAACAAGACCTTCGACAGAGAAAAGCTGAAATTGCAAGATGTTGGATTAAATACTGCCTGAATTTGTTACAGGGAGCCCGAAAGTTGCTTGAG GACAACATTGGTGAACTGGATCCGGACAAGCAGTCGGAACTGAAAGCCCAGCAGAAAAAAGAGGAGGACGAGAAGGAGAAGGGCAGGAAGAAGGCTGTTCTCTTTGGAACCAGCGATTTGAGTGACTCTATTTTGGCCATGGAAGAGAAAGTGAGCTGTGTGTTTCCATTAGACTTCAAAGAAGCAAGGGAGGTTTTCTTAGTGGGCCAGAATTATGTCAATGACGCAAAAGAGTTCTTTCAGGTAGATGGGTATGTCACTGACCACATTGAGATTGTTCAGGACCACAGTTCCTTGTTCAAGGTCCTGGCTTTCTTTGAAGAAGATTATGAGAGGCGTTGCAAGATGCACAAGCGTAGGATCGATATGCTGGAGCCCCTGTATGCGGGCTTAAACCCTCAGTATTATTTGTTGCTCAGTAGGCAGCTTCAGTTTGAACTTGCAGATACTTACTATGAAATGATGGATCTGAAAGTGGCCATTGGCAATAGGCTAGAGGAGCTTGACTCCCATaccataaagaaaataaattctcTTGCTCAGATGGCAATGAAATACTACGAGCTCTTTTTGGATTCACTGAGGAACCCAGATAAGGTTTTCCCTGAGACCCTTGAGGAGGATGTCCTTCGCCCAGCACTGGTGGCCAAATTCCATATTGCACGCCTTTATGGCAAGCTTATTACTTCGGATAGCAAGAAGCAATTGGAGAACATGCAGGCATCATTAGATTACTACTCTTTCCTTGTTGAATACTGTGAGAAGCATGCAGACGCCATTCAGTCTGTTGAAACAGAGTTGGAGCTCAGCCGAGAAATGGCCGGCCTTCTTCCAGCAAGAATGGAGAGGCTGAGAGCAAAGCAGTCTACTTTCACCTAA